A single Cucumis melo cultivar AY chromosome 4, USDA_Cmelo_AY_1.0, whole genome shotgun sequence DNA region contains:
- the LOC107991870 gene encoding uncharacterized mitochondrial protein AtMg00820-like, with translation MEVIADNSAFAPSAHVRKNHPPGSIRGDPSAGIITRKKEKVNYSKMIADLCYTSAIEPLTIDVALKDEYWINAMQEELLQFRCNNFWTLVLKPEGANIIGTKWIFKNKTDEARCATKKKACLVAQGYAQVEGVDFDETFAPVARLEAIRLLLEISCI, from the coding sequence ATGGAAGTTATAGCTGATAACTCTGCTTTTGCTCCATCTGCACATGTAAGAAAGAATCATCCACCAGGTTCTATAAGAGGTGATCCTTCAGCTGGAATTATTaccagaaagaaagagaaagtaaATTACTCGAAGATGATTGCTGATTTATGTTATACATCTGCCATTGAACCCTTAACTATTGATGTTGCTCTTAAAGATGAATATTGGATAAATGCAATGCAAGAAGAACTACTTCAATTCAGGTGCAATAATTTTTGGACATTGGTTCTCAAGCCAGAAGGAGCGAATATTATAGGTACAAAATGGATCTTCAAAAATAAGACTGATGAAGCAAGGTGTGCGACAAAGAAGAAAGCTTGTTTAGTTGCTCAGGGTTATGCTCAAGTCGAAGGGGTTGACTTTGATGAAACCTTTGCACCTGTTGCCAGGCTTGAAGCTATTCGCTTGTTACTCGAAATATCttgtatttaa